A single window of Cyanobacterium sp. T60_A2020_053 DNA harbors:
- the ftsZ gene encoding cell division protein FtsZ — MNDSNANLAKYLMESAGIKNNQDKSQNNQSHPRTVKKTPKPDKSPPEVAMNSRQIIPSNIAKIKVIGVGGGGCNAVNRMIQSNVSGIEFWQINTDAQALAQSMATYCLQVGQKVTKGLGAGGNPSIGQKAAEESRDEIAKALENTDLVFITAGMGGGTGTGAAPIVAEVAKEMGCLTVGVVTRPFTFEGRRRTNQADEGISALQSRVDTLIIIPNNKLLSVIPPETPLQESFRIADDILRQGVQGISDIITIPGLVNVDFADVRAIMADAGSALMGIGIGSGKSRAKESAVSAISSPLLESSIQGAKGVILNITGGNDLTLHEVNTAAETIYEIVDANANIIFGAVIDEKMQGEIRITVIATGFEGENTETKPRQPTISAPLPPPIEDNDNLTGMMENQGTGLDIPEFLQRRRFPRGN; from the coding sequence ATGAATGATTCTAACGCCAACCTTGCCAAATACCTAATGGAATCAGCAGGGATCAAAAATAATCAAGATAAGTCACAAAATAATCAATCTCATCCTCGCACCGTAAAAAAAACTCCTAAACCAGATAAATCACCGCCAGAAGTAGCTATGAACTCTCGACAGATTATTCCAAGTAACATTGCCAAAATAAAAGTAATTGGTGTTGGTGGTGGAGGTTGTAATGCCGTTAATCGTATGATTCAAAGTAACGTTTCTGGAATTGAGTTTTGGCAAATCAACACCGATGCCCAAGCCCTAGCTCAATCCATGGCTACCTATTGTTTACAAGTAGGGCAAAAAGTGACGAAAGGATTAGGAGCAGGTGGAAATCCTTCCATTGGGCAAAAAGCCGCCGAAGAATCCAGAGATGAAATAGCTAAAGCCTTAGAAAATACTGATCTCGTTTTTATTACCGCCGGGATGGGTGGTGGCACAGGCACGGGCGCTGCCCCCATTGTGGCTGAAGTGGCGAAAGAAATGGGCTGTTTAACTGTCGGCGTAGTCACTCGCCCTTTTACGTTTGAAGGGCGCCGACGCACCAATCAAGCCGATGAAGGTATCAGCGCCCTCCAAAGTAGAGTGGACACCCTGATTATCATTCCTAACAACAAATTATTATCCGTAATTCCCCCCGAAACTCCCTTACAAGAATCTTTCCGCATCGCTGACGACATTTTGCGTCAAGGGGTGCAGGGTATTTCTGACATTATTACCATTCCCGGTTTAGTCAATGTGGACTTTGCCGACGTGCGCGCCATTATGGCAGATGCTGGTTCTGCCTTGATGGGTATTGGTATTGGCTCAGGAAAATCGAGGGCGAAGGAGAGCGCTGTCTCGGCTATTTCTTCCCCCTTACTAGAATCTTCTATTCAAGGTGCCAAAGGCGTAATCTTAAATATTACAGGTGGCAACGATTTAACTTTACACGAAGTAAATACAGCAGCAGAAACTATTTATGAAATTGTTGATGCCAATGCTAACATCATTTTTGGGGCAGTAATTGACGAAAAAATGCAGGGAGAAATTCGCATTACAGTTATTGCCACTGGTTTTGAGGGAGAAAACACCGAGACGAAACCTCGTCAACCGACTATCAGCGCCCCTCTCCCCCCTCCCATAGAAGATAATGACAACCTAACGGGCATGATGGAAAATCAAGGCACTGGTTTAGATATTCCTGAATTTTTACAACGGCGCCGTTTTCCTAGGGGTAATTAG
- the trpD gene encoding anthranilate phosphoribosyltransferase yields the protein MITDWSALLQQLMDKESLTKPQARALMTGWLQEEISPALSGAILTALQLKGVCGQELTGMAEVLQSQSLQSEVVNHSAPLIDTCGTGGDGSSTFNISTAVAFVAGAGGIKVAKHGNRSASSKVGSADVLEYLGVKLTGEMEEYKSALHQVGITFLFAPGWHPAMKAVAPIRKELKIRTIFNLLGPLVNPLRPTRQIIGVYAPQFIEPLALALQGLGIDKAITLHGREKLDEAGLGDITDIVMVAKDKIIKTEINPAELGLTSAPLTALKGGNVAENAEILTQVLQGKGTIAQQDAVILNSALALEVGEIVPFGNHQEAIDKARTILASGTAWDKLQELVNFFN from the coding sequence ATGATAACAGATTGGTCAGCATTATTACAGCAACTAATGGACAAAGAATCCCTCACTAAACCACAGGCGAGGGCGCTGATGACGGGATGGTTACAAGAAGAAATTTCCCCCGCTTTATCAGGAGCAATTTTAACCGCTTTACAACTAAAAGGGGTTTGCGGACAAGAATTGACAGGCATGGCAGAAGTGCTACAATCTCAATCCCTACAATCGGAAGTTGTCAACCATAGCGCCCCTCTCATCGATACCTGTGGCACTGGTGGGGATGGTTCATCTACCTTTAATATATCCACTGCTGTGGCTTTTGTGGCGGGCGCTGGAGGCATAAAAGTAGCGAAACATGGTAATCGTTCCGCATCCAGTAAAGTAGGCTCTGCCGATGTGTTAGAGTATTTAGGCGTGAAACTAACAGGAGAAATGGAAGAATATAAAAGCGCCCTCCACCAAGTCGGCATTACCTTTCTGTTTGCCCCCGGATGGCATCCAGCCATGAAAGCAGTAGCGCCCATCCGCAAAGAATTAAAAATTAGAACCATCTTTAACTTATTAGGTCCTCTCGTCAATCCCCTACGCCCCACCCGTCAAATTATCGGAGTCTATGCCCCACAATTCATCGAACCTCTTGCCCTTGCCTTGCAAGGTTTGGGGATTGATAAGGCAATTACCCTTCATGGTAGAGAAAAATTAGACGAGGCAGGATTAGGAGATATTACCGATATAGTTATGGTGGCAAAAGACAAAATAATCAAAACTGAAATAAACCCAGCCGAATTAGGTTTAACCAGCGCCCCTCTCACCGCCTTAAAAGGGGGTAACGTAGCAGAAAACGCCGAAATTCTTACCCAAGTATTACAAGGTAAAGGCACCATCGCCCAACAAGATGCCGTCATTCTTAATAGCGCCCTTGCCCTAGAAGTAGGAGAAATAGTGCCTTTTGGCAACCATCAAGAAGCCATCGACAAAGCTAGAACTATTCTTGCTAGTGGCACAGCTTGGGATAAATTGCAAGAATTAGTTAATTTTTTTAATTGA